The following coding sequences are from one Lolium rigidum isolate FL_2022 chromosome 6, APGP_CSIRO_Lrig_0.1, whole genome shotgun sequence window:
- the LOC124662129 gene encoding protein FAR1-RELATED SEQUENCE 5-like, with protein sequence MAVDVVLDLAATATFLSSINTRDVDEAVLNTKTTLCTVQECSESYTDEIPSPVPELESDARAAHAHGPTSRPETQGWTRRPRHGKMPDEREIAPDRVSALEKAFRGFADRGSDAVVLPSVGLTFDSIGEAYDFYNLYSWEAGFGIRYGRSRNNVKGTRSMQELLCVCAGKPKQENTTSSRCQCPALVRLLRTDDQGWFICEYRGTHNHRLLNTCAEKLHFPSHRHIDKYTRDLVAQLRANNVNLSKVYSIIGTFFGRLENVPFTKRCLRTLCGKISQEQADDDVKKTMEMFSELKAQDSEFTYQVRVDDESRIRTLIWTNGRSKLQYHHFGDVVTFDTTYKTNLYDMPFGLFVGVNNHFQSVLYAGVLMRDETVESFEWVFREFVRLMGGKKPITILTDQARAMEIAISTVLPEATHRWCKWHVLRKAKESLGTHYSKRSNFRTDFHNLVDEMLTVDEFEAGWKEIVERYGLASNTFLIQAYEVRNKWAKPYFSGKFCAKQTSTQRSESANHMLKSYVPPACPMNVFVKQYGKLQYDREQEEGFQEKRTRLGGAVIKSNLPIERHASKVYTRTMFEMFGRVLFVAGSYEVEEIEPKRKYVASHINPDAMKDWYKTRFAVDVHDDCSFFSCECGRFEHMGMVCCHILKVMIFLRIRAIPIRHIVKRWTVDARDILPDHIKHYQKDMGPPEASTFRHSAMYITALELVHMGDSNPDSFECVMAGLCELKSKAASLCGMKDGKSMLEKSKEASASMTVSLDSRQSRLSTKKTTVVTSHRTVQDCSGDGSFVEGGGTGLVAEDNAEVSSTPTAGEVILPPERRLKQGQPSTARDKPPYETTGKRSRFCSICQGKGHKSTTCPDRGDTPVKPRKEAQCSNCGITGHRKTSCSKQLFSPFAAVADMTG encoded by the exons ATGGCAGTAGACGTGGTTCTTGATTTAGCAGCCACTGCAACATTTTTGTCTAGTATCAA TACCCGCGACGTCGACGAAGCTGTGCTGAACACTAAAACTACTCTGTGCACGGTCCAGGAGTGTTCAGAAAGTTATACGGATGAGATACCAAGCCCTGTACCAGAATTGGAAAGTGACGCCCGAGCTGCTCATGCCCATGGACCAACATCTAGGCCTGAAACTCAGGGATGGACCAGGAG GCCCCGTCACGGCAAGATGCCAGACGAACGGGAGATCGCGCCGGACCGTGTATCAGCCCTCGAGAAAGCCTTTAGAGGGTTCGCTGACCGAGGGTCGGATGCGGTGGTGCTTCCATCTGTAGGGCTGACATTTGATTCGATCGGGGAAGCCTACGATTTTTACAATCTTTATTCTTGGGAGGCTGGGTTTGGTATAAGGTATGGCAGAAGCAGAAACAATGTCAAAGGCACTAGGTCAATGCAAGAGCTGCTATGTGTTTGCGCG GGTAAGCCAAAGCAGGAGAACACTACGTCCAGCCGATGCCAGTGTCCGGCACTTGTCAGGCTCCTACGGACAGATGATCAGGGGTGGTTCATATGTGAGTACAGGGGGACACACAACCACAGACTGTTGAACACATGTGCGGAGAAGCTGCACTTCCCGTCGCACAGGCACATTGACAAGTACACAAGAGATCTGGTCGCTCAACTGCGTGCGAACAATGTAAACCTCAGCAAGGTGTACAGCATAATAGGCACATTTTTTGGCAGGCTCGAGAACGTCCCGTTCACAAAAAGGTGCCTCAGGACTCTGTGTGGCAAGATAAGTCAAGAACAGGCAGACGACGACGTCAAAAAGACAATGGAGATGTTCTCGGAGCTGAAGGCACAGGACAGCGAGTTCACGTACCAGGTCCGAGTTGATGATGAAAGTAGGATACGCACCCTGATATGGACAAACGGACGGAGCAAGCTCCAGTACCACCATTTTGGGGATGTTGTCACATTCGACACCACGTACAAAACAAACCTGTATGACATGCCCTTTGGTCTGTTCGTTGGTGTGAACAACCACTTCCAGAGTGTGTTGTATGCTGGGGTGTTGATGAGGGACGAGACGGTTGAGAGTTTCGAGTGGGTTTTCCGGGAATTTGTTAGGTTGATGGGTGGGAAAAAGCCAATAACAATCCTAACAG ACCAAGCAAGAGCTATGGAGATTGCCATAAGCACTGTATTGCCGGAAGCGACCCACCGTTGGTGCAAATGGCATGTTCTGAGGAAAGCGAAGGAGTCGCTTGGCACCCACTACAGCAAAAGGTCAAATTTCAGGACAGATTTCCACAATCTTGTTGATGAGATGCTGACAGTGGATGAATTTGAGGCTGGGTGGAAAGAGATCGTGGAGAGGTATGGGTTGGCATCGAATACATTCCTAATCCAAGCTTATGAGGTCAGAAACAAGTGGGCCAAACCATATTTCAGCGGCAAGTTCTGTGCAAAACAGACAAGCACGCAGCGGAGCGAGAGCGCGAACCACATGCTTAAAAGCTATGTGCCCCCCGCCTGTCCGATGAATGTATTCGTGAAACAATATGGAAAATTGCAATACGACCGGGAGCAGGAGGAGGGGTTCCAGGAGAAGAGAACCAGGCTG GGTGGCGCTGTCATAAAATCCAATCTGCCCATCGAGCGGCATGCCAGCAAGGTGTATACACGGACAATGTTCGAGATGTTCGGCAGGGTTCTGTTTGTTGCCGGTTCGTACGAGGTAGAGGAGATTGAACCTAAGAGAAAATATGTCGCCTCGCACATAAACCCAGATGCAATGAAAGATTGGTACAAGACCAGGTTTGCTGTCGATGTGCATGATGACTGCTCTTTTTTTTCCTGCGAGTGCGGTAGGTTCGAGCACATGGGCATGGTGTGCTGCCACATCCTTAAG GTTATGATTTTTTTGCGGATCCGCGCAATACCAATTAGGCACATCGTAAAAAGGTGGACAGTGGATGCTAGAGACATACTACCCGATCATATTAAGCACTATCAGAAAGACATGGGTCCACCTGAAGCCTCGACCTTCAGACACTCTGCTATGTATATAACCGCACTTGAGTTGGTGCACATGGGAGATAGTAACCCGGACTCATTCGAGTGTGTCATGGCAGGGCTGTGTGAGCTCAAATCAAAGGCTGCATCGCTGTGCGGGATGAAGGATGGGAAGAGCATGTTGGAGAAATCGAAAGAGGCATCCGCTAGCATGACTGTTTCACTGGACTCCAGACAGTCTAGACTGTCGACCAAGAAAACGACAGTCGTAACATCACATAGGACAGTACAGGATTGTTCAGGGGATGGGTCCTTTGTCGAAGGAGGGGGAACTGGCCTTGTGGCAGAAGACAATGCAGAAGTGTCGTCTACCCCCACTGCAGGTGAAGTGATATTACCACCGGAAAGGAGGCTGAAGCAAGGACAACCAAGCACGGCCAGGGACAAGCCGCCATATGAGACAACTGGCAAACGATCGAGGTTCTGTAGTATATGCCAGGGGAAAGGTCACAAGAGCACTACCTGCCCTGATAGGGGAGACACTCCAGTTAAACCAAGGAAGGAAGCACAATGCAGCAACTGTGGGATCACTGGACATAGGAAAACAAGTTGCTCCAAGCAACTCTTCAGTCCGTTTGCAGCGGTTGCAGACATGACAGGGTAG